A single region of the Brachypodium distachyon strain Bd21 chromosome 3, Brachypodium_distachyon_v3.0, whole genome shotgun sequence genome encodes:
- the LOC100833898 gene encoding DNA polymerase I A, chloroplastic isoform X2 encodes MAAAAGPGPWPAHLRPRCPCSSPPWLSPNLSRRRWPVPPAFPGPRRRDYSNSSGMGIKERGDTILGFFANLNMQSNEQEWVKESRRIFYLRRTNNVRNNVYNGATDLRAGNSNRQPLEDHSSPDCPYLYDIRETLPSKSIVDRHADTGLAKSSMTNQSAHAVSTVMSVVNADIKTLCIPSSSKGDISLHDCSSMEAPLPTISNTEATLGFDDKANVRDENEDRLIAEKVAPSIPANIFLTNEPKSARKALAGIYDKVLVVDSIESAKNVVQLLTTKYKNFVHACGTEVTNIDVKEETPVDHGEVICFSIYSENSGSQADFGNGKTCIWVDVLDGQRDVLMEFAPFFEDPSIKKVWHNYSFDSHVIENCRIKVDGFHADTRHLARLWNSNRKTDGGYSLEGLSNDHRVMTDVPKDLSEIGKASKKTIFGKKKIRKDGAEGKIVNVEPVEKLQREDRNMWICYSSRDSMNTLKLYESLKSKLEAKEWIFDGCPRGTMYDFYEEYLRPFGALLVKMEREGMLVDRGYLSEIEKIAVAERNLAADKFRKWASKYCPDAKYMNINSDAQILQLFFAGRENRDTPGETLPQSKTFRVPNDQSVAPEGKRTSKFRTIKLCGIVENPEVTFSSSVSLDTLKTWPGKIPTDQIYRTDDDQEHDEYSNGSELPDQDVEEVSLYGTAYEVFGGGKKGKEACHAIAALFETRSIAKLISSFIVPLQEDHISCKEGRIHCSLNINTETGRLSARTPNLQNQPALEKDRYKIRQAFVAAPGNSLVVADYGQLELRILAHLTNCKSMLDAFKAGGDFHSRTAMNMYEHIRDAVHEKKVLLEWHPQPGQEKPPVPLLKDAFGAERRKAKMLNFSIAYGKTAKGLSDDWKVVRARLRMHR; translated from the exons atggcggcggcggcggggccggggcCGTGGCCGGCGCACCTCCGGCCGCGGTGCCcgtgctcgtcgccgccgtggctcTCTCCGAACCtatcccgccgccgctggccggTTCCTCCTGCCTTCCCCGGTCCACGAAG GCGAGACTATTCTAATAGTTCAGGCATGGGAATTAAAGAAAGAGGTGATACCATTCTTGGATTTTTTGCCAACTTAAACATGCAAAGTAACGAACAAGAATGGGTGAAAGAGAGCAGGAGGATATTTTACCTCAGAAGAACCAACAATGTAAGAAATAACGTGTATAATGGAGCCACTGATCTAAGGGCTGGAAACTCAAATCGTCAACCATTGGAAGATCACAGTAGTCCAGACTGTCCTTACCTGTACGATATAAGAGAAACATTGCCATCTAAGTCAATTGTAGATAGACATGCCGATACAGGTTTGGCTAAGAGTAGTATGACAAATCAGTCTGCCCATGCTGTGTCAACTGTGATGAGTGTTGTTAATGCTGACATCAAAACATTGTGCATACCTAGTAGCTCTAAGGGGGATATTTCTTTGCATGATTGTTCATCCATGGAGGCTCCTCTGCCTACTATCTCTAATACAGAAGCAACTTTGGGATTTGATGACAAGGCTAATGTTCGCGATGAAAATGAGGACAGACTCATTGCTGAAAAGGTGGCACCATCGATCCCAGCTAATATATTCTTGACCAACGAGCCTAAAAGTGCACGGAAGGCTCTTGCGGGCATCTATGACAAAGTTTTGGTTGTTGACAGTATTGAGTCAGCTAAGAATGTTGTACAATTGCTTACTACAAAGTACAAAAACTTTGTTCATGCATGCGGCACAGAG GTAACAAATATTGATGTCAAAGAAGAGACACCAGTTGACCATGGAGAAGTAATATGCTTTAGCATCTATTCAGAAAATTCTGGTTCACAGGCTGATTTTGGAAATGGCAAAACATGCATTTGGGTGGATGTGCTAGATGGTCAAAGGGATGTCTTGATGGAATTTGCTCCCTTCTTTGAGGACCCATCTATCAAGAAG GTTTGGCATAACTATAGTTTTGATAGCCATGTCATTGAGAACTGTAGAATCAAGGTTGATGGGTTTCATGCTGATACAAGGCATCTTGCACGCCTTTGGAATTCTAACAGGAAAACTGACGGTGGATATTCACTTGAAGGactttcaaatgatcatagaGTCATGACTGATGTTCCAAAAGATTTAAGTGAAATTGGGAAAgcatcaaagaaaacaatctTTGGTAAGAAAAAGATTAGAAAGGACGGAGCCGAAGGGAAAATCGTAAATGTTGAACCGGTTGAAAAGTTGCAAAGGGAAGACAGAAATATGTGGATTTGCTATTCATCACGGGATTCAATGAATACACTGAAGCTTTATGAAAGCTTGAAAAGCAAGCTTGAAGCAAAAGAATGGATTTTTGATGGTTGTCCTAGAGGAACGATGTACGATTTCTATGAAGAGTATTTGCGTCCCTTTGGTGCCCTTCTTGTGAAGATGGAAAGAGAGGGAATGCTGGTTGACCGTGGTTACCTTTCAGAGATTGAGAAAATTGCTGTTGCTGAACGGAATTTGGCTGCTGATAAGTTTAGGAAATGGGCATCCAAATATTGCCCAGATGCCAAGTACATGAATATAAATAGTGATGCACAAATCCTACAGCTTTTCTTTGCTGGCAGAGAGAACAG AGATACACCTGGTGAGACCTTGCCACAAAGTAAAACATTTAGAGTgccaaatgatcaaagtgtaGCTCCAGAGGGCAAGAGGACTTCAAAGTTCCGCACAATTAAACTTTGTGGTATTGTTGAAAATCCGGAAGTTACATTCTCATCTTCAGTCAGCTTGGATACATTGAAAACTTGGCCTGGTAAGATACCCACGGATCAAATTTACAGAACAGATGATGACCAAGAGCATGATGAATATAGCAATGGTTCAGAACTTCCCGATCAGGATGTAGAAGAGGTATCACTGTATGGAACTGCATATGAAGTGTTTGGTGGAGGAAAGAAGGGCAAGGAAGCATGCCATGCCATTGCAGCTCTATTTGAAACACGCTCTATTGCTAAGTTGATATCCAGCTTCATTGTTCCCTTGCAG GAAGATCATATATCTTGCAAGGAAGGGCGCATTCACTGTTCGCTGAATATCAATACTGAAACAGGGCGCTTGTCAGCACGAACACCGAATTTGCAG AATCAACCTGCTCTTGAAAAGGATCGATATAAGATCCGACAAGCTTTTGTTGCAGCTCCAGGAAACTCTCTTGTTGTTGCTGATTATGGCCAG CTGGAGCTGAGGATCTTAGCCCATCTTACTAACTGTAAAAGTATGCTGGATGCTTTCAAGGCTGGTGGCGACTTCCATTCTAGAACAGCCATGAATATGTACGAGCATATTCGTGATGCTGTTCATGAAAAGAAAGTGCTTCTTGAATGGCATCCTCAGCCAGGTCAAGAGAAGCCTCCGGTGCCATTGTTGAAG GATGCTTTTGGTGCGGAGAGAAGGAAAGCTAAAATGCTTAATTTCTCCATTGCATATGGAAAGACAGCCAAGGGGCTATCTGACGATTGGAAG GTCGTCAGGGCCAGACTGCGGATGCACAG GTGA
- the LOC100833898 gene encoding DNA polymerase I A, chloroplastic isoform X1, translating into MAAAAGPGPWPAHLRPRCPCSSPPWLSPNLSRRRWPVPPAFPGPRRRDYSNSSGMGIKERGDTILGFFANLNMQSNEQEWVKESRRIFYLRRTNNVRNNVYNGATDLRAGNSNRQPLEDHSSPDCPYLYDIRETLPSKSIVDRHADTGLAKSSMTNQSAHAVSTVMSVVNADIKTLCIPSSSKGDISLHDCSSMEAPLPTISNTEATLGFDDKANVRDENEDRLIAEKVAPSIPANIFLTNEPKSARKALAGIYDKVLVVDSIESAKNVVQLLTTKYKNFVHACGTEVTNIDVKEETPVDHGEVICFSIYSENSGSQADFGNGKTCIWVDVLDGQRDVLMEFAPFFEDPSIKKVWHNYSFDSHVIENCRIKVDGFHADTRHLARLWNSNRKTDGGYSLEGLSNDHRVMTDVPKDLSEIGKASKKTIFGKKKIRKDGAEGKIVNVEPVEKLQREDRNMWICYSSRDSMNTLKLYESLKSKLEAKEWIFDGCPRGTMYDFYEEYLRPFGALLVKMEREGMLVDRGYLSEIEKIAVAERNLAADKFRKWASKYCPDAKYMNINSDAQILQLFFAGRENRDTPGETLPQSKTFRVPNDQSVAPEGKRTSKFRTIKLCGIVENPEVTFSSSVSLDTLKTWPGKIPTDQIYRTDDDQEHDEYSNGSELPDQDVEEVSLYGTAYEVFGGGKKGKEACHAIAALFETRSIAKLISSFIVPLQEDHISCKEGRIHCSLNINTETGRLSARTPNLQNQPALEKDRYKIRQAFVAAPGNSLVVADYGQLELRILAHLTNCKSMLDAFKAGGDFHSRTAMNMYEHIRDAVHEKKVLLEWHPQPGQEKPPVPLLKDAFGAERRKAKMLNFSIAYGKTAKGLSDDWKVTVDEARDTLKLWYRDRKEVSAWQKRQKELVREKCEVYTLLGRSRHFPNMTHAGSSKKGVERAAINAPVQGSAADVAMCAMLEIERNVRLKELGWRLLLQVHDEVILEGPTESAETARAIVVECMSKPFYGTNILKVELAVDAKCVKSWYAAK; encoded by the exons atggcggcggcggcggggccggggcCGTGGCCGGCGCACCTCCGGCCGCGGTGCCcgtgctcgtcgccgccgtggctcTCTCCGAACCtatcccgccgccgctggccggTTCCTCCTGCCTTCCCCGGTCCACGAAG GCGAGACTATTCTAATAGTTCAGGCATGGGAATTAAAGAAAGAGGTGATACCATTCTTGGATTTTTTGCCAACTTAAACATGCAAAGTAACGAACAAGAATGGGTGAAAGAGAGCAGGAGGATATTTTACCTCAGAAGAACCAACAATGTAAGAAATAACGTGTATAATGGAGCCACTGATCTAAGGGCTGGAAACTCAAATCGTCAACCATTGGAAGATCACAGTAGTCCAGACTGTCCTTACCTGTACGATATAAGAGAAACATTGCCATCTAAGTCAATTGTAGATAGACATGCCGATACAGGTTTGGCTAAGAGTAGTATGACAAATCAGTCTGCCCATGCTGTGTCAACTGTGATGAGTGTTGTTAATGCTGACATCAAAACATTGTGCATACCTAGTAGCTCTAAGGGGGATATTTCTTTGCATGATTGTTCATCCATGGAGGCTCCTCTGCCTACTATCTCTAATACAGAAGCAACTTTGGGATTTGATGACAAGGCTAATGTTCGCGATGAAAATGAGGACAGACTCATTGCTGAAAAGGTGGCACCATCGATCCCAGCTAATATATTCTTGACCAACGAGCCTAAAAGTGCACGGAAGGCTCTTGCGGGCATCTATGACAAAGTTTTGGTTGTTGACAGTATTGAGTCAGCTAAGAATGTTGTACAATTGCTTACTACAAAGTACAAAAACTTTGTTCATGCATGCGGCACAGAG GTAACAAATATTGATGTCAAAGAAGAGACACCAGTTGACCATGGAGAAGTAATATGCTTTAGCATCTATTCAGAAAATTCTGGTTCACAGGCTGATTTTGGAAATGGCAAAACATGCATTTGGGTGGATGTGCTAGATGGTCAAAGGGATGTCTTGATGGAATTTGCTCCCTTCTTTGAGGACCCATCTATCAAGAAG GTTTGGCATAACTATAGTTTTGATAGCCATGTCATTGAGAACTGTAGAATCAAGGTTGATGGGTTTCATGCTGATACAAGGCATCTTGCACGCCTTTGGAATTCTAACAGGAAAACTGACGGTGGATATTCACTTGAAGGactttcaaatgatcatagaGTCATGACTGATGTTCCAAAAGATTTAAGTGAAATTGGGAAAgcatcaaagaaaacaatctTTGGTAAGAAAAAGATTAGAAAGGACGGAGCCGAAGGGAAAATCGTAAATGTTGAACCGGTTGAAAAGTTGCAAAGGGAAGACAGAAATATGTGGATTTGCTATTCATCACGGGATTCAATGAATACACTGAAGCTTTATGAAAGCTTGAAAAGCAAGCTTGAAGCAAAAGAATGGATTTTTGATGGTTGTCCTAGAGGAACGATGTACGATTTCTATGAAGAGTATTTGCGTCCCTTTGGTGCCCTTCTTGTGAAGATGGAAAGAGAGGGAATGCTGGTTGACCGTGGTTACCTTTCAGAGATTGAGAAAATTGCTGTTGCTGAACGGAATTTGGCTGCTGATAAGTTTAGGAAATGGGCATCCAAATATTGCCCAGATGCCAAGTACATGAATATAAATAGTGATGCACAAATCCTACAGCTTTTCTTTGCTGGCAGAGAGAACAG AGATACACCTGGTGAGACCTTGCCACAAAGTAAAACATTTAGAGTgccaaatgatcaaagtgtaGCTCCAGAGGGCAAGAGGACTTCAAAGTTCCGCACAATTAAACTTTGTGGTATTGTTGAAAATCCGGAAGTTACATTCTCATCTTCAGTCAGCTTGGATACATTGAAAACTTGGCCTGGTAAGATACCCACGGATCAAATTTACAGAACAGATGATGACCAAGAGCATGATGAATATAGCAATGGTTCAGAACTTCCCGATCAGGATGTAGAAGAGGTATCACTGTATGGAACTGCATATGAAGTGTTTGGTGGAGGAAAGAAGGGCAAGGAAGCATGCCATGCCATTGCAGCTCTATTTGAAACACGCTCTATTGCTAAGTTGATATCCAGCTTCATTGTTCCCTTGCAG GAAGATCATATATCTTGCAAGGAAGGGCGCATTCACTGTTCGCTGAATATCAATACTGAAACAGGGCGCTTGTCAGCACGAACACCGAATTTGCAG AATCAACCTGCTCTTGAAAAGGATCGATATAAGATCCGACAAGCTTTTGTTGCAGCTCCAGGAAACTCTCTTGTTGTTGCTGATTATGGCCAG CTGGAGCTGAGGATCTTAGCCCATCTTACTAACTGTAAAAGTATGCTGGATGCTTTCAAGGCTGGTGGCGACTTCCATTCTAGAACAGCCATGAATATGTACGAGCATATTCGTGATGCTGTTCATGAAAAGAAAGTGCTTCTTGAATGGCATCCTCAGCCAGGTCAAGAGAAGCCTCCGGTGCCATTGTTGAAG GATGCTTTTGGTGCGGAGAGAAGGAAAGCTAAAATGCTTAATTTCTCCATTGCATATGGAAAGACAGCCAAGGGGCTATCTGACGATTGGAAG GTGACTGTGGACGAGGCAAGGGATACACTCAAACTCTGGTACAGAGATCGAAAAGAAGTTTCAGCTTGGCAAAAGAGGCAGAAAGAGCTTGTACGTGAAAAATGCGAAGTCTACACGTTGCTCGGACGATCACGACATTTTCCTAACATGACCCATGCAGGTTCTAGTAAAAAAGGTGTTGAGCGTGCTGCTATAAATGCACCGGTGCAG GGTAGTGCAGCAGATGTTGCCATGTGTGCGATGCTTGAGATAGAAAGAAATGTGCGCCTTAAGGAGCTTGGTTGGAGACTACTATTACAG GTGCACGACGAAGTGATATTGGAAGGGCCTACAGAATCTGCCGAAACGGCCCGTGCCATCGTGGTAGAGTGTATGTCCAAGCCTTTCTATGGAACCAACATCCTGAAGGTTGAACTGGCTGTCGACGCCAAGTGTGTAAAGAGTTGGTATGCCGCCAAATAG
- the LOC100821522 gene encoding IST1-like protein encodes MSMLDAFFGKGGGAGAGGAFRGAKCKTLLKLSIPRIKLLRNRRELQLRQMRRDIAKLLEAGQEATARIRVEHIIREENMMAAQEILELFCELVAVRLPIIETQKECPIDLKEAISSICFAAPRCADLPELMQVQVMFATKYGKEFVAAAAELMPDCGVNRQIIELLSIRPPPVDVKMKLLKEIAEEHEIDWDPSATETEYLKPHEDLLNGPTYFSGSTLPLPKEKHEETVSATAADQPDEEYESDCEFDSLDLPEVPKAAVRPAPDAPSDIGPHVQSSQSAAHEFSNTPDLEDNPTADAAFYNDLKSKEPPVPSPFVLPSMPALPNEKKQYVPFASPSPFAAASPLEKNDSIPLRPLSPPVKPTEQEIFTRKIDEVTPPQTLPDFNMFSEHSEKVHSVSHKESGANIDLDDVLSAAQTAAESAERAASAARAAANLAQLRIADLKKNSRVYESYSDGAQKETHHQAEVTQKPVFDHQDSFSNDIEGYTPSHVPQRSPSLEDDPYFSYPNLFSSKP; translated from the exons ATGTCGATGCTGGACGCGTTCTTcggcaagggcggcggcgccggcgccggcggagcgTTCCGCGGCGCCAAGTG CAAGACGCTGCTGAAGCTGTCGATCCCGCGGATCAAGCTGCTGCGGAACCGGCGGGAGCTGCAGCTGCGCCAGATGCGGCGGGACATCGCCAAGCTACTCGAGGCAGGACAGGAGGCCACCGCCAGGATCAGG GTGGAGCACATCATCCGGGAGGAGAACATGATGGCGGCGCAGGAGATCCTCGAGCTCTTCTGCGAGCTTGTTGCTGTTCGCCTGCCCATCATCGAGACGCAAAA AGAATGTCCTATAGATCTCAAAGAGGCAATATCCAGCATCTGTTTTGCTGCTCCAAGGTGTGCAGATCTGCCTGAACTGATGCAAGTCCAAGTGATGTTTGCAACTAAATACGGTAAAGAATTtgttgctgcagctgcagagCTTATGCCAGATTGTGGGGTCAACCGGCAG ATAATTGAACTACTTTCTAtccgtcctcctcctgttGATGTGAAGATGAAACTTCTGAAGGAGATTGCTGAAGAGCATGAGATTGATTGGGATCCATCAGCCACAGAGACGGAATATCTTAAACCACATGAAGATCTATTG AATGGACCAACCTACTTCAGTGGTTCCACGCTTCCTCTTCCAAAGGAGAAGCACGAGGAAACAGTATCTGCAACTGCTGCGGATCAACCTGATGAAGAGTACGAGTCTGATTGCGAATTTGACTCACTGGATTTGCCAGAAGTCCCAAAAGCAGCAGTACGCCCGGCTCCTGATGCTCCATCAGATATTGGCCCACATGTACAAAGCTCCCAGTCAGCTGCTCATGAATTCTCAAACACACCTGACTTGGAAGATAATCCAACAGCTGATGCTGCGTTCTATAATGATTTGAAAAGTAAAGAACCCCCAGTTCCTTCACCGTTTGTTCTGCCAAGTATGCCAGCTTTGCCAAATGAAAAGAAGCAATATGTTCCTTTTGCTTCTCCGTCACcatttgctgctgcttctccgCTGGAGAAAAATGATTCAATTCCGTTACGTCCTCTATCTCCTCCAGTGAAGCCAACAGAGCAAGAAATTTTCACAAGGAAAATTGATGAAGTGACCCCACCCCAAACACTTCCTGATTTCAACATGTTCTCAGAACATTCAGAAAAGGTGCACTCGGTCTCTCATAAAGAGAGTGGAGCAAATATTGATTTGGATGATGTGCTTTCGGCTGCTCAGACAGCTGCTGAATCAGCAGAGCGAGCTGCATCAGCAGCCCGTGCTGCCGCAAACCTTGCGCAGCTACGCATTGCGGATCTAAAGAAGAATTCTCGGGTTTATGAGAGCTATAGTGACGGGGCCCAAAAGGAAACCCATCATCAAGCTGAGGTGACACAGAAACCAGTATTTGATCATCAGGACTCCTTTTCCAATGATATAGAGGGTTACACACCTTCTCATGTGCCTCAGAGGTCACCATCGTTAGAGGACGATCCATATTTCTCCTACCCCAACCTGTTCTCATCGAAACCATGA
- the LOC100821221 gene encoding phosphopantothenate--cysteine ligase 2 produces the protein MDPVPTSAEPPRSSEDEAAAFFRAAPPLRDRDAVAASLDAFVARHSAGTGGGPVGVVCVTSGGTTVPLEQRCVRYIDNFSSGQRGAASTEYFLKAGYAVIFIHRRGSKQPYCRFLPEDSFLDVFELGEGSEIQVPESHTTVVKTAISSYRKAIDEGLLLKLPFTTIFEYLQLLQLVSTAMNCLGHHGMFYFAAAVSDFYVPWESMAKHKIESAGGPLNMQLSQVPKMLFILRKHWAPKAFCVSFKLETDPDILLHKAEMALRKYGMNVVVANELANYKDVVVMVTSSGRKTVRRQSKEDDIEEQLIDLLVKMHSDNITQSHSDQET, from the exons ATGGATCCAGTCCCAACCAGCGCGGAGCCGCCCCGGAGCTCcgaggacgaggcggcggccttcTTCCGCGCGGCCCCGCCCCTCCGCGACCgcgacgccgtcgccgccagccTCGACGCCTTCGTCGCCCGCCACTCCGCCG GGACCGGAGGAGGGCCTGTCGGGGTGGTCTGCGTCACCTCGGGCGGAACCACGGTGCCCCTGGAGCAGCGCTGCGTGCGCTACATCGACAATTTCAGCTCCGGCCAGCGAGGGGCCGCGTCCACCGA GTATTTTCTCAAGGCTGGCTACGCCGTCATCTTCATCCATCGTCG TGGGAGCAAGCAGCCTTACTGTAGATTCCTTCCGGAAGATTCATTCCTTGATGTTTTTGAGCTCGGTGAAGGATCAGAAATCCAAG TCCCAGAATCTCATACCACGGTGGTCAAGACAGCAATTAGCAGTTATCGCAAG GCAATTGATGAAGGCCTACTTCTGAAACTTCCTTTCACTACGATTTTTGAGTATCTTCAG TTACTCCAACTGGTATCTACTGCTATGAATTGCTTGGGACACCACGGAATGTTTTATTTTGCTGCAGCAGTTTCAGACTTCTACGTTCCGTGGGAGAGCATG GCTAAACATAAGATCGAGTCAGCAGGTGGACCTTTGAACATGCAACTCAGTCAAGTTCCTAAGATGCTTTTCATCCTCAGAAAACATTGGGCTCCTAAAGCATTTTGTGTATCCTTCAAG CTCGAGACGGATCCAGATATCCTTCTGCATAAGGCAGAGATGGCTTTGAGAAAGTATGGCATGAATGTCGTGGTGGCGAATGAGCTAGCAAACTACAAAGATGTAGTTGTCATGGTCACAAGCAGTGGGAGGAAAACTGTGAGAAGGCAGAGCAAGGAAGACGACATAGAAGAGCAGCTCATTGATCTCCTGGTAAAGATGCATTCGGATAACATTACCCAGTCCCATTCAGACCAAGAAACATGA